The following coding sequences lie in one Myxococcus xanthus genomic window:
- a CDS encoding TIGR04551 family protein has protein sequence MSHALLAALLVASSTATAQTPVPEGSPPAPAEAAPAAPAPAESVSAETAPVSSTREGVSRDDLEALKEELREEIRAEAAKQSIGATDEWAEEFPEEKRKLEVFTLDGYFRVRPTLFYKFDLGKAPGKELFPRSPRSAQENTQSFATMRVRLAPTFNISEQVALKMEVLGLDNFIMGAMPDTLLPGNTRNLFGIFSESQDPLADALQDSIKLRRAYGEVKTPVGILRFGRMGSQWGLGMLRNDGTCFDCDFGDTVDRVQFVTNPFEGWYVTPMLDFNSEGVTDTRGTVGEPIDLTQSDDAHSWVIAIARRDTDQVIRSKLDNNQGVLQYGLHFTYRTQKWEYDGSTTNGQNTGFIPRDASLFVPDLWLKYEEKNWRLEFEAAAQLGRIGNRALDVGGINDPTLNQSLTVAQFGGVAQGELRLLNQKLSLNMELGFASGDKAPGFGNQPSRPGSGTNGRTEPGDFEGPQYDCGTGGCRDNAIRNFRFNRDYRIDLILWRELLVGVTDAFYVRPSAKYTITEGFDIYGRVIYSQAMYAQSTPSFTNKALGLEVNVGADYKTEDGFIAGIAYGILFPMSGLREFNATVPTDLDTPQTIRAWLGMQF, from the coding sequence ATGTCTCACGCCCTGCTGGCGGCGCTACTCGTCGCTTCGTCCACGGCCACCGCTCAGACGCCGGTGCCGGAGGGTAGCCCGCCCGCGCCCGCGGAAGCCGCACCCGCTGCTCCCGCCCCCGCGGAGTCTGTTTCCGCGGAGACCGCGCCTGTGTCCTCCACTCGCGAGGGCGTCAGCCGTGACGACCTGGAAGCGCTGAAGGAGGAGCTGCGCGAGGAGATTCGCGCCGAGGCCGCCAAGCAGTCCATTGGCGCCACGGACGAGTGGGCCGAGGAGTTCCCGGAGGAGAAGCGCAAGCTCGAGGTCTTCACGCTCGACGGCTACTTCCGCGTCCGCCCCACGCTCTTCTACAAGTTCGACCTGGGCAAGGCGCCCGGCAAGGAGCTCTTCCCGCGCTCGCCTCGCAGCGCGCAGGAGAACACCCAGTCCTTCGCCACCATGCGCGTGCGCCTGGCGCCCACCTTCAACATCTCCGAGCAGGTGGCGTTGAAGATGGAGGTCCTCGGCCTGGACAACTTCATCATGGGCGCCATGCCGGACACGCTGCTGCCCGGCAACACGCGCAACCTCTTCGGCATCTTCTCCGAGAGCCAGGACCCGCTGGCGGACGCGCTCCAGGACTCCATCAAGCTGCGCCGCGCCTACGGCGAAGTGAAGACGCCGGTGGGCATCCTGCGCTTCGGCCGCATGGGCAGCCAGTGGGGTCTGGGCATGCTGCGCAACGACGGCACCTGCTTCGACTGCGACTTCGGCGACACCGTGGACCGCGTCCAGTTCGTCACCAACCCCTTCGAGGGCTGGTACGTGACGCCGATGCTGGACTTCAACTCGGAGGGCGTCACCGACACGCGCGGCACCGTGGGCGAGCCCATCGACCTGACCCAGTCCGATGACGCGCACAGCTGGGTGATTGCCATCGCGCGCCGGGACACCGACCAGGTCATCCGCTCCAAGCTGGACAACAACCAGGGCGTGCTCCAGTACGGCCTGCACTTCACCTACCGCACCCAGAAGTGGGAGTACGACGGCTCCACCACGAACGGCCAGAACACCGGCTTCATCCCGCGCGACGCGTCGCTGTTCGTGCCGGACCTGTGGCTGAAGTACGAGGAGAAGAACTGGCGGCTGGAGTTCGAGGCCGCCGCCCAGTTGGGCCGCATCGGCAACCGCGCGCTGGACGTGGGCGGCATCAACGACCCCACGCTCAACCAGAGCCTCACCGTGGCCCAGTTCGGCGGCGTGGCGCAGGGTGAGCTGCGGCTGCTGAACCAGAAGCTGTCGCTGAACATGGAGCTGGGCTTCGCCTCCGGCGACAAGGCGCCGGGCTTCGGCAACCAGCCGAGCCGTCCGGGTTCGGGCACCAACGGTCGGACGGAGCCGGGTGACTTCGAGGGCCCGCAGTACGACTGCGGCACGGGCGGCTGCAGGGACAACGCCATCCGCAACTTCCGCTTCAACCGCGACTACCGCATCGACCTCATCCTATGGCGCGAGCTGCTGGTCGGGGTGACGGACGCGTTCTACGTTCGCCCGTCGGCGAAGTACACCATCACCGAGGGCTTCGACATCTACGGCCGCGTCATCTACTCGCAGGCCATGTACGCGCAGTCCACGCCGTCCTTCACGAACAAGGCGCTGGGTCTCGAGGTCAACGTGGGCGCGGACTACAAGACGGAGGATGGGTTCATCGCCGGCATCGCCTACGGCATCCTGTTCCCGATGAGCGGCCTGCGGGAGTTCAACGCGACGGTGCCCACCGACCTGGACACGCCGCAGACCATCCGCGCGTGGCTGGGGATGCAGTTCTAG
- the lptM gene encoding LPS translocon maturation chaperone LptM, translating into MRQVLARLCVAASVSLTLAACGIKGPPRPPGPPPAPATQTQPPPPESERGPLEPSGPTLSPTPETGVETPLSPPESEDAGVP; encoded by the coding sequence ATGCGCCAGGTCCTCGCGCGGCTGTGCGTGGCCGCCAGCGTGTCACTGACGCTGGCGGCGTGTGGCATCAAGGGGCCCCCGAGGCCGCCCGGGCCGCCGCCAGCGCCCGCGACCCAGACGCAGCCGCCGCCCCCTGAGTCGGAGCGAGGGCCCCTGGAGCCGTCGGGGCCCACCCTGTCTCCCACGCCGGAGACCGGGGTGGAGACGCCGCTGTCACCGCCGGAGTCCGAGGACGCGGGAGTCCCGTGA